A genomic segment from Bryobacteraceae bacterium encodes:
- a CDS encoding tetratricopeptide repeat protein, whose translation MDKLTRKNLKTDKFASEVGHSLEYVAEHRKQAIRYGAAAAVVLVLLAGGYYFMQSRATARQEALARALYLKDGVIGPASQPGDPRPAFASKADKDKAVLKAFQDLAGNYSGTNEGAMGHYQLGALAADEGKLDDAAKHFQSAISDGDSSTASVARWALAQVYQAQGKTAEAEKLLRELVASPTLLVSKDQATFSLIRVIANSKPAEAHKLLEEMQKATNPVVARNAMQLVSELPSNVVESPATPAPPAK comes from the coding sequence GTGGACAAGCTGACCCGAAAAAATCTGAAGACGGACAAGTTCGCCAGCGAGGTCGGCCATTCGCTTGAGTACGTCGCCGAACATCGCAAACAGGCGATCCGCTACGGCGCAGCGGCGGCGGTGGTGCTGGTGCTGCTGGCGGGCGGCTACTACTTCATGCAGTCCCGCGCGACGGCGCGCCAGGAGGCGCTTGCGCGCGCCCTCTATCTGAAAGACGGAGTGATCGGACCGGCGTCGCAGCCGGGCGACCCGCGACCGGCATTTGCGTCGAAGGCCGACAAGGACAAAGCCGTGCTGAAGGCTTTTCAGGACTTGGCCGGCAACTACTCCGGCACCAACGAGGGCGCCATGGGGCACTACCAACTGGGCGCGCTTGCGGCCGATGAAGGCAAGCTGGACGATGCGGCCAAGCACTTTCAGTCCGCGATTTCGGACGGCGATTCCTCCACCGCTTCGGTCGCCAGATGGGCGCTGGCCCAGGTCTACCAGGCGCAGGGCAAGACCGCCGAGGCTGAGAAGCTGCTGCGCGAGCTGGTGGCGAGCCCGACGCTGCTGGTTTCCAAGGATCAGGCCACGTTTTCGCTGATTCGCGTGATTGCGAATTCGAAGCCGGCGGAAGCGCACAAGCTGCTCGAAGAGATGCAGAAGGCGACCAACCCGGTGGTGGCGCGGAACGCGATGCAGCTCGTTTCGGAACTGCCTTCGAACGTCGTCGAGTCGCCGGCCACGCCAGCGCCTCCGGCCAAATAG
- the dgt gene encoding dNTP triphosphohydrolase: MDRPPAALLPQLRFPVAQSRGRRYPEPEHLYRNAFRRDRDRIVHARAFRRLEDKTQVFSLPVSDHFRNRLTHTIEVAQMARTVAGVLGLDEDLTEALALGHDIGHPPFAHAGENELDRQMRRHGDRFDHNRHALRIVESFENPYARFPGLNLTFEVREGMVKHSRDLEPADCAGFEEYLPDLRPPLEAQLIDLADEIAYDAADLDDAFAAGMIDMPQAAAAVPLFAEIVDAVEYQFPGAPERVRFLEAQRKLIDALVSGLIEGTVAGASGLADHDAVRRAPSRVARYALSAAEAAAALKRFLHREVYDSPPLCAERARATTMIAELFELFMERPELMPETYAARARFEAVHRVVCDYIAGMTDGFFRRTYTNVMAAARRSKSGA; encoded by the coding sequence ATGGACCGGCCGCCTGCGGCCCTGCTCCCCCAACTTCGCTTCCCCGTGGCGCAAAGCCGGGGACGACGATACCCGGAACCCGAACACCTCTACCGCAACGCCTTCCGGCGGGACCGGGACCGCATCGTCCACGCGCGTGCGTTCCGCCGCCTCGAAGACAAGACGCAGGTGTTCTCCCTGCCGGTCTCCGATCATTTCCGCAACCGGCTCACGCATACCATCGAAGTGGCGCAAATGGCGCGCACGGTGGCCGGGGTGTTGGGGCTCGACGAAGATCTGACCGAGGCGCTCGCCCTTGGCCACGACATCGGCCACCCGCCGTTCGCGCACGCCGGCGAGAACGAACTCGACCGCCAAATGCGGCGCCACGGCGATCGCTTCGACCACAACCGCCACGCGCTTCGGATCGTGGAGTCTTTCGAGAATCCCTACGCGCGATTCCCCGGATTGAACCTGACGTTCGAAGTCCGCGAGGGGATGGTGAAGCATTCGCGCGATCTCGAGCCCGCCGATTGCGCCGGCTTCGAGGAGTACCTGCCGGACCTGCGTCCGCCGCTCGAGGCGCAGTTGATCGATCTCGCCGACGAGATCGCCTACGATGCCGCCGACCTCGACGACGCCTTCGCGGCCGGGATGATTGACATGCCCCAGGCCGCAGCGGCGGTTCCGTTGTTCGCCGAGATCGTGGACGCGGTGGAATACCAGTTCCCAGGAGCGCCGGAGCGAGTCCGATTTCTCGAAGCGCAGCGAAAATTGATCGACGCGCTGGTGTCTGGACTGATCGAAGGCACGGTGGCCGGCGCCTCCGGGCTTGCGGATCACGATGCGGTTCGCCGCGCGCCATCGCGTGTGGCGCGATACGCACTCTCCGCAGCAGAAGCCGCCGCCGCCCTCAAGCGATTCCTGCACCGCGAAGTTTACGATTCACCTCCGCTCTGCGCCGAGCGCGCTCGCGCAACCACGATGATCGCCGAGCTGTTCGAGCTGTTCATGGAACGGCCCGAACTCATGCCGGAGACCTATGCCGCGCGGGCAAGATTCGAGGCCGTGCATCGGGTGGTGTGCGACTACATCGCCGGCATGACCGACGGTTTCTTCCGGCGCACCTACACCAACGTGATGGCGGCCGCGCGGCGCAGCAAGTCCGGCGCCTGA
- a CDS encoding xanthine dehydrogenase family protein subunit M, which produces MKWFDYAAPATAADALDTLAKNPGALMLAGGTDLLVQLRTGRRETALVVDIKKIPELNALTANSGGLTLGAAVPCYVIERNSDVRRHWHALAEVAGLIGGTQIQGRASIGGNLCNAAPSADAVPLLIAMGAICEIASAAGRRTIPVEQFCTAPGRNVLAPGEILVALHIPKPPPGSGACYLRFIPRNEMDIAVAGAGVAVTIANGRISAARVALSSVAPTPLFVDAAGAAIVGQAPEAAAVAKAAQAARDAARPISDMRGTEEYRRHLCAVLTRRALETAIARAKESN; this is translated from the coding sequence GTGAAATGGTTTGACTACGCGGCCCCCGCCACGGCCGCGGATGCCCTCGATACGCTCGCGAAAAACCCCGGCGCACTCATGCTCGCCGGCGGAACGGACCTCCTCGTCCAACTCCGCACCGGTCGCCGCGAAACTGCGCTCGTTGTCGACATCAAGAAGATCCCCGAACTGAACGCCCTCACCGCCAACTCCGGCGGACTTACGCTCGGCGCGGCTGTCCCCTGCTACGTGATCGAGCGCAACTCCGATGTTCGCCGCCACTGGCACGCGCTCGCCGAGGTCGCCGGGCTCATCGGGGGCACGCAGATACAAGGCCGCGCCTCCATCGGCGGCAACCTCTGCAACGCCGCCCCCAGCGCCGATGCCGTCCCGCTGCTGATCGCCATGGGCGCGATCTGCGAGATCGCAAGCGCCGCCGGCCGGCGCACGATCCCGGTCGAGCAGTTCTGCACCGCCCCGGGCAGGAACGTGCTCGCCCCCGGCGAGATCCTCGTTGCGCTTCACATCCCGAAACCGCCGCCCGGTTCCGGCGCGTGCTACCTGCGTTTCATCCCGCGCAATGAAATGGATATCGCCGTGGCCGGAGCGGGGGTTGCTGTCACCATTGCGAACGGTAGGATCAGCGCGGCGCGCGTGGCGCTGTCGTCCGTGGCGCCGACTCCGCTCTTCGTCGACGCGGCCGGAGCGGCCATCGTCGGTCAGGCCCCCGAAGCCGCTGCCGTCGCCAAGGCCGCACAAGCCGCGCGCGACGCCGCCCGGCCCATCTCCGACATGCGCGGCACCGAAGAGTATCGCCGCCACCTCTGCGCCGTCCTTACCCGCCGCGCCCTGGAAACCGCAATCGCCCGCGCAAAGGAGTCAAACTGA
- a CDS encoding PQQ-binding-like beta-propeller repeat protein, with protein MKRLLSIIGLASLLGADWPVYLGDLGATHYSPLAQIDKENVNRLRIAWTYDTGEKGEMQSNGIVVDGVLYTATTNRKVLALDAATGKRLWVFDPLTERDDNPGRRQRGVSYWADGKDRRIFTGAGSYLYALDAATGKPIRSFGKNGSIHNGEGHDGEERGAPGGPPRVIINTPGLIYKDMYIVGGSTSGPGTIRAYDVRTGTRKWIFHTIPRPGEYGYHSWPPDAYKYTGGASNWSGLAIDDSRGIVYAPTETAEPDFWGGRRHGANLFANCLIALDASSGKRLWHHQLVHHDLLDKDLPTPPVLLTVQHNGLTIDAVAQGTKNGLLFVFDRVTGEPLWPIHERPVPQTSLPGEETWPTQPFPSKPAPLTRQTYTADDVSNISETARRLTTERFRRAGSYGAFPASSTEESIIMPGFDGGMEWGGAAADREGIYYANVNEIPWIYQMIPTRNEDGSRMSAGERAYRIHCASCHGLDRKGNTAGGFPALDDLPRRSNRAAVTAIVDQGTGRMPSFASISASQRKALLDYVLGEERPAAAESAGARDDGPPYVFGGFRRWFDNEGYPAIKPPWGTLNAVDLNTGEIKWKVPLGEYPELTARGIPPTGTENYGGPVVTASGLIFIGASADDTFRAFDKDTGRVLWKAKLPFSGNATPSVYSVQGKQYVAISAGGGKSGRPAGGMIVAFSLP; from the coding sequence ATGAAAAGGCTTCTTTCGATCATCGGTCTGGCGTCTCTGCTCGGCGCGGACTGGCCCGTCTATCTCGGCGACCTCGGCGCCACCCACTACTCGCCGCTCGCGCAGATCGACAAGGAAAACGTGAACCGCCTCAGGATCGCCTGGACCTACGACACGGGCGAGAAGGGCGAAATGCAGTCCAACGGCATCGTCGTCGACGGCGTCCTCTACACGGCGACGACGAATCGAAAGGTTCTCGCGCTGGACGCCGCCACGGGAAAACGCCTGTGGGTATTCGACCCGCTCACCGAACGCGACGACAATCCGGGCCGGCGCCAACGGGGCGTTTCCTATTGGGCCGACGGCAAGGACCGGCGCATCTTCACGGGGGCGGGATCGTATCTTTATGCGCTCGACGCGGCGACGGGCAAGCCGATCCGTAGTTTCGGCAAGAACGGATCCATTCACAACGGCGAAGGTCACGATGGTGAAGAGAGGGGGGCTCCCGGCGGTCCGCCGCGCGTGATCATCAACACACCGGGACTGATCTACAAGGACATGTACATCGTCGGCGGTAGCACGAGCGGCCCTGGGACCATCCGCGCTTATGACGTCCGCACGGGGACGCGCAAATGGATCTTCCACACCATCCCGCGTCCCGGCGAGTACGGATATCATTCCTGGCCTCCGGACGCCTACAAGTACACCGGGGGCGCGTCGAACTGGTCCGGCCTGGCGATCGACGACTCGCGGGGCATTGTATACGCGCCCACCGAAACCGCCGAGCCCGACTTCTGGGGCGGCCGCCGGCACGGGGCCAACCTGTTTGCCAACTGCCTCATCGCACTCGACGCCAGCAGCGGGAAGCGGCTCTGGCACCATCAGCTCGTCCACCATGATCTGCTCGACAAAGATTTGCCGACGCCGCCCGTGCTGCTGACCGTGCAGCACAACGGACTCACCATCGACGCCGTGGCGCAGGGCACCAAGAACGGGCTGCTGTTCGTGTTTGACCGTGTTACCGGCGAACCGTTGTGGCCAATCCACGAGCGACCCGTTCCGCAGACGAGCCTGCCGGGCGAGGAGACGTGGCCGACGCAGCCATTTCCCTCGAAACCGGCGCCCCTGACGCGGCAGACATACACGGCGGACGATGTTTCCAACATTTCCGAGACGGCGCGCCGGTTGACCACCGAACGGTTCCGCCGGGCGGGATCGTATGGGGCGTTTCCGGCGTCGAGCACCGAGGAGTCGATCATCATGCCGGGCTTCGACGGCGGTATGGAGTGGGGCGGGGCAGCGGCGGATCGCGAGGGGATCTACTACGCCAACGTCAATGAAATCCCGTGGATCTACCAGATGATCCCGACGCGCAACGAGGACGGGTCACGGATGTCGGCCGGCGAACGGGCGTACCGGATTCACTGCGCTTCCTGTCACGGCCTGGATCGCAAGGGCAATACGGCGGGCGGTTTTCCGGCGTTGGACGACCTGCCGCGGCGCAGCAACCGGGCCGCGGTGACGGCGATTGTCGATCAGGGGACGGGGCGGATGCCGTCGTTCGCGAGCATCTCCGCCTCGCAAAGGAAGGCTCTACTCGACTACGTGCTGGGCGAAGAGCGTCCGGCGGCGGCCGAATCGGCAGGGGCGCGGGACGACGGTCCGCCCTACGTGTTCGGGGGCTTCCGGCGCTGGTTCGACAACGAAGGCTATCCGGCCATCAAGCCGCCGTGGGGAACGCTGAACGCCGTCGACCTCAACACGGGCGAGATCAAGTGGAAGGTCCCGCTGGGCGAGTATCCGGAACTGACCGCGCGCGGGATTCCGCCCACCGGGACGGAGAACTACGGCGGTCCGGTGGTGACGGCGAGCGGACTGATCTTCATTGGCGCGTCCGCCGATGATACGTTCCGCGCCTTCGACAAGGACACGGGCCGTGTTCTTTGGAAAGCGAAGCTGCCCTTCAGCGGGAATGCCACTCCGAGTGTCTACAGCGTGCAGGGTAAGCAGTACGTGGCGATTTCGGCGGGCGGAGGCAAGTCAGGGCGCCCCGCCGGGGGGATGATTGTGGCGTTCTCCTTGCCTTGA
- a CDS encoding xanthine dehydrogenase family protein molybdopterin-binding subunit: MSTQYRVLGTRPIRHDGADKVTGRALYGADFKMAGMLHAAIVRSPHAHARIKRIDTSKAEALPGVRAVATAADLPQVADRIVDLGEGDTPLSFIKGNVLAAGKALYEGHAVAAVAAGDLHTAEEAAKLIEVEYEPLPCVLTAPDAMKDGAPLLHESLRMKEFGEQTGRASNIAEHFRHSMGDSAAAFAKCDVVVERTFDTATVHQGYIEPHNATVLWNNDGRVLVWTSTQGAFAVRDTTACILNLPVSQVKVTPMEIGGGFGGKIPVYLEPVAAVLSKKTGRPVKIVMTRRDVFEGSGPTPGSHITVKIGATKDGRIHAAEATLAYEAGAYPGAMVGPGSMTVFAAYEIENVTVDAYDVVVNKPSTAAYRAPGATNAAFAAESVVDEVAEKLGFDPIDFRLKNAAKEGTRRADGVKYKRIGCVEVLQAMKRHPHYTAPLEGPNRGRGVAIGFWFNAGLPSSCTLSVNADGSVNLVEGSTDIGGTRTSISMQAAEVLGIGVDAMHPSVADTDSVGFTGVTGGSRTTFATGMAAVRAAEDVMRQMKERAAVIWETDAEKVSADAGVFRSNGHQMTFQELAAKLGETGGPVIGRGAVDGRGVGGSFAGAIADVEVDPETGKTTILRFTSVQDAGKAIHPAYVEGQMQGGSVQGIGWALNEEYFMTDKGHMANSSFLDYRMPTALDLPMIDTEIVEVPNPGHPFGVRGVGEANIVPPPAALANAIYHAAGVRMERLPMNPVAVMEAIWKKE, from the coding sequence ATGAGCACCCAATATCGAGTCCTCGGGACGCGCCCCATTCGGCACGACGGCGCCGACAAGGTCACCGGCCGTGCGCTCTATGGCGCGGATTTCAAAATGGCAGGCATGCTCCACGCCGCCATCGTCCGCAGCCCGCATGCGCACGCCCGCATCAAACGCATCGATACGTCGAAGGCCGAAGCCCTCCCCGGTGTCCGCGCCGTCGCCACCGCGGCGGACCTCCCGCAAGTCGCGGACCGCATCGTCGACCTCGGCGAAGGCGACACGCCGCTCAGCTTCATCAAGGGCAACGTGCTCGCCGCGGGCAAGGCGCTCTACGAAGGCCACGCCGTTGCCGCCGTCGCCGCCGGCGATCTCCACACCGCCGAAGAAGCCGCCAAGCTCATCGAGGTGGAATATGAACCGCTCCCGTGCGTGCTCACCGCGCCGGACGCGATGAAAGACGGCGCGCCCCTGCTGCACGAATCACTCCGCATGAAGGAGTTCGGCGAGCAAACCGGCAGAGCGTCGAACATCGCCGAGCACTTCCGCCACTCCATGGGCGACTCCGCCGCCGCGTTCGCCAAATGCGACGTCGTCGTCGAGCGGACCTTCGACACCGCCACCGTCCACCAGGGCTACATCGAGCCGCACAACGCCACCGTGCTCTGGAACAACGACGGCCGCGTGCTCGTGTGGACCAGCACGCAAGGCGCGTTCGCCGTCCGCGACACCACAGCCTGCATTCTGAATCTGCCCGTCTCGCAGGTGAAAGTGACGCCAATGGAGATCGGTGGAGGCTTCGGCGGCAAGATCCCCGTCTATCTCGAGCCCGTGGCCGCCGTGCTCTCGAAGAAAACCGGCCGCCCGGTGAAGATCGTGATGACGCGCCGCGATGTATTCGAAGGCTCCGGACCCACGCCGGGTTCGCACATCACCGTGAAGATCGGCGCGACGAAGGACGGCCGCATCCACGCCGCCGAGGCGACGCTCGCCTACGAAGCCGGCGCGTATCCGGGCGCGATGGTGGGTCCCGGTTCGATGACCGTGTTCGCCGCCTACGAGATCGAGAACGTCACCGTCGACGCCTACGATGTCGTCGTCAACAAGCCGAGCACGGCCGCCTACCGCGCCCCCGGCGCCACCAACGCGGCTTTCGCGGCCGAGAGCGTCGTCGACGAGGTCGCCGAAAAGCTGGGGTTCGATCCCATCGATTTCCGCCTCAAGAACGCCGCCAAGGAAGGCACGCGCCGCGCCGACGGCGTGAAGTACAAACGCATCGGCTGCGTCGAGGTGCTTCAAGCGATGAAGCGCCACCCGCATTACACAGCCCCGCTCGAAGGTCCCAATCGCGGCCGCGGCGTCGCCATCGGGTTCTGGTTCAACGCCGGGCTTCCTTCCTCGTGCACGCTGAGCGTCAACGCCGATGGATCGGTGAATCTCGTCGAAGGCTCCACCGACATCGGCGGCACGCGGACGTCGATCTCGATGCAGGCGGCCGAAGTGCTGGGCATCGGGGTCGATGCCATGCACCCCTCAGTGGCCGACACCGATTCCGTTGGCTTCACCGGAGTCACCGGCGGCAGCCGCACCACCTTCGCCACCGGGATGGCCGCCGTCCGCGCCGCCGAGGACGTGATGCGCCAGATGAAAGAGCGCGCGGCGGTGATCTGGGAGACCGACGCCGAAAAGGTCTCCGCCGACGCCGGGGTGTTTCGTTCGAACGGCCACCAGATGACGTTCCAGGAACTCGCCGCCAAGCTCGGCGAGACCGGCGGACCGGTGATTGGGCGCGGGGCCGTGGACGGACGCGGCGTGGGCGGCTCCTTCGCGGGCGCCATCGCCGACGTCGAGGTCGACCCGGAAACCGGCAAAACCACGATCCTTCGCTTCACCTCCGTACAAGACGCCGGCAAGGCGATTCACCCCGCCTACGTCGAAGGCCAAATGCAGGGCGGCAGCGTGCAGGGCATCGGCTGGGCTCTGAACGAAGAGTACTTCATGACCGACAAGGGCCACATGGCCAACTCGAGCTTCCTCGACTATCGCATGCCCACCGCGCTCGACCTGCCGATGATCGACACCGAGATCGTCGAGGTGCCCAACCCTGGGCATCCATTCGGAGTCCGTGGGGTCGGCGAAGCGAACATCGTGCCGCCGCCGGCCGCGCTCGCGAATGCGATCTATCACGCTGCGGGGGTGCGTATGGAGCGGTTGCCGATGAATCCTGTGGCGGTGATGGAGGCGATCTGGAAGAAGGAATAG
- a CDS encoding CopG family transcriptional regulator, with the protein MDTHMDRMEKKTTILFPPDLYENLANLAQRRNTSVGELVREACRQQYFLSSRKDRIAAVAELAALSLPVGTVEEMERESVPAAEPLP; encoded by the coding sequence ATGGATACTCATATGGATCGGATGGAGAAGAAGACCACGATCCTTTTCCCGCCCGACCTCTACGAAAACCTCGCCAACCTCGCCCAGCGCCGCAACACCAGTGTCGGCGAACTGGTCCGCGAGGCTTGCCGCCAGCAGTACTTCCTCTCCAGCCGCAAGGATCGCATCGCCGCCGTTGCCGAGTTGGCGGCCTTGAGCCTCCCCGTCGGCACGGTGGAGGAAATGGAGCGTGAGTCGGTTCCGGCGGCGGAGCCTCTTCCTTGA
- a CDS encoding 5'-3' exonuclease H3TH domain-containing protein, which translates to MQVHLVDGTYELFRHFFAVPSVIDPTGVEIGAVRGVAASILGMLEGGATHVGVATDHVVESFRNQIYAGYKTGEGVPPLLMAQFPILEDALRAVGVVVWPLVEFEADDGLASAAARAAADDRVERVFVCSPDKDLAQCVSGERVVQLDRRRNALRGRDGVIEKFGVEPASIPDYLGLVGDSADGYPGLPGWGAKAASTVLARYGILESIPQDPREWNVNVRGAERLARTLIAQWDDALLYRDLATLRTDVPVFGEVDELRWRGPAPEFAAWCERLQAPDLLRRAAAITLV; encoded by the coding sequence ATGCAGGTTCACCTGGTCGATGGCACATACGAGCTCTTCCGCCACTTCTTCGCCGTCCCCTCCGTGATCGATCCCACCGGCGTCGAGATCGGAGCGGTCCGCGGAGTCGCCGCCTCCATCCTCGGGATGCTCGAAGGCGGTGCGACCCATGTTGGCGTCGCCACCGATCACGTTGTCGAGAGCTTCCGGAACCAGATCTACGCGGGCTACAAGACCGGCGAAGGCGTGCCGCCGCTGCTGATGGCGCAGTTCCCGATTCTCGAGGACGCCCTTCGCGCGGTCGGCGTCGTGGTATGGCCGCTTGTCGAATTCGAAGCCGACGACGGACTCGCCTCCGCCGCCGCGCGCGCTGCCGCCGACGATCGGGTGGAGCGCGTCTTCGTCTGCAGTCCGGACAAGGATCTGGCCCAGTGCGTCTCCGGCGAACGCGTCGTCCAGCTTGACCGCCGCCGCAACGCCCTCCGCGGGCGCGACGGCGTGATCGAAAAATTCGGCGTCGAGCCCGCCTCCATTCCCGACTACCTCGGCCTCGTCGGCGACTCCGCCGACGGCTATCCCGGTCTCCCCGGCTGGGGCGCCAAAGCCGCGTCCACCGTCCTTGCGCGCTACGGCATTCTCGAGTCCATTCCCCAGGACCCGCGCGAGTGGAACGTCAACGTTCGCGGCGCCGAACGCCTCGCGCGGACGCTGATCGCGCAATGGGACGACGCGTTGCTCTATCGCGATCTGGCCACGCTTCGCACGGACGTGCCTGTCTTCGGCGAAGTCGACGAACTGCGCTGGCGCGGTCCGGCTCCTGAGTTCGCCGCCTGGTGTGAGCGGCTTCAGGCGCCGGACTTGCTGCGCCGCGCGGCCGCCATCACGTTGGTGTAG
- a CDS encoding type II toxin-antitoxin system VapC family toxin gives MDANVLMYAAGTDHPHKGPSLVFLERVADGSVDAAIDAEVLQEILHRYSALKRWQDGRRVYELARRLFPVVQPVTAEVLDRAKTLVDADPGLSARDAVHAAVVLVYKAESICSFDKDFDRVAGCRRIIPE, from the coding sequence GTGGATGCGAACGTCCTGATGTATGCCGCAGGGACGGATCATCCACACAAGGGTCCGTCGCTGGTATTTCTCGAACGAGTCGCCGACGGCAGCGTTGACGCCGCCATTGACGCCGAGGTCCTCCAGGAAATCCTCCATCGCTACAGCGCGCTCAAGCGCTGGCAGGACGGGCGCCGCGTCTACGAGTTGGCCCGGCGGCTCTTCCCCGTTGTTCAGCCGGTGACCGCCGAGGTGCTCGACCGCGCCAAGACGCTGGTCGACGCCGACCCCGGCCTTTCGGCGCGCGACGCTGTCCATGCCGCTGTGGTGCTCGTTTACAAGGCCGAGTCAATCTGCAGCTTCGATAAGGACTTCGACCGCGTCGCCGGGTGCCGCCGGATCATCCCCGAATAA
- a CDS encoding cytochrome c3 family protein, whose amino-acid sequence MGTTGARSCARCHRAGGAANVVAGLSRGAERAAIPWERVYEVPHFVRFDHRRHRTAGCELCHGSVERSDRTKREVEITMKFCRSCHLRSGAKAACGTCHEDR is encoded by the coding sequence ATGGGGACTACGGGAGCGCGCTCCTGCGCGCGGTGTCATCGCGCGGGCGGAGCCGCGAACGTAGTGGCCGGTCTGTCTCGCGGCGCTGAGCGTGCGGCGATCCCCTGGGAGCGGGTCTACGAGGTCCCACATTTCGTCCGATTCGACCATCGCCGGCATCGCACGGCCGGGTGCGAACTCTGCCACGGTTCCGTGGAGCGCAGCGATCGAACGAAGCGCGAGGTGGAGATCACGATGAAGTTTTGCCGAAGCTGCCACCTGCGCAGTGGGGCCAAGGCGGCGTGCGGGACGTGCCACGAAGACCGGTAG
- a CDS encoding (2Fe-2S)-binding protein has product MRKQAVSATINGEPRDFLCEPRQSLLECLRDELDLTGTKEGCNDGNCGACSVMLDGRVVNSCLVLGVEAQGASIATVEGLASGNALHPLQQAFLENAALQCGICTPGFLVAAKALLDAEPDPSEERIRLWLANNLCRCTGYDKIIRAVQQAARTMQEVKA; this is encoded by the coding sequence ATGCGAAAACAAGCCGTCTCCGCCACCATCAACGGTGAACCCCGCGACTTCCTCTGCGAGCCCCGCCAAAGCCTCCTCGAATGCCTCCGCGACGAACTCGACCTCACCGGCACCAAGGAGGGCTGTAACGACGGCAACTGCGGAGCGTGCTCCGTGATGCTGGACGGCCGCGTCGTCAACTCGTGTCTCGTGCTGGGCGTCGAAGCGCAGGGCGCCTCCATCGCCACGGTTGAAGGCCTCGCCTCTGGTAACGCCCTCCACCCGCTTCAGCAGGCGTTTCTCGAGAACGCCGCGCTCCAGTGCGGCATCTGCACGCCTGGCTTTCTCGTCGCCGCCAAGGCTCTCCTCGATGCCGAGCCCGACCCCTCGGAAGAACGCATCCGCCTCTGGCTCGCCAACAATCTCTGCCGCTGCACCGGCTACGACAAGATCATCCGTGCGGTTCAACAAGCCGCCAGGACCATGCAGGAGGTGAAAGCATGA